One Hemitrygon akajei chromosome 14, sHemAka1.3, whole genome shotgun sequence genomic window, ggcgagacccgacgcagattgggggaccgcttcgtcgagcacctacgctccgtccgtcacaatagacaggatctcccggttgccacccacttcaactctgcttcacattcccattcggatatgtccatacatggcctcctctactgccatgatgaggccaaactcagttggaggagcaacacctcatctaccgtctgggtagcctccagcctggtggtatgaacattgaattctccaatttccagaaattccctccccctccccctatcccaggtccctctctgcctctctcccctttcaactttctgcttctttatctctacagttctttcatgcttattccctcccctccccctttatctttcctctgattggttttccacctggcgcctctaggccctaccccctcccctatctctattactgggcttcggccctctcttcccccccattcctgatgaatgttggctattcttttctcacggatgctgcccgacctgctgagttcttccagcgttgtgtacgtattcatcaatattcatgccatcagattggaggctacccagatggaatataaggtgttgctcctccaccctgaggatgacctcatcttggcacaagacgtGTCCTCATTAACAAGGTTAGACCCAGGGGTGGGGGACATAGAGTGTGTACATAACATAGAACTTCATTTCCCAGTGGGCAATGCGGGTGGTTCACCCAGAACCAGAAGAGAAGTTGGTAAGTTGGTTGCACACACTCGTGTCGAGCTGTAAGTCACTAACAGTAAAAAAAAGTGTGCTAGCATTTTACCACGCTGTTTGTATTTAATAAGAACAAACATACCAAGACCCTCCAGCAATGCAGCAATATTCAAAACTGTGCAATTGTAGTCTTTAAATAAATTAGTCCATCCAAATCTTCGTCGCTGGGAAGACACAGAATTTAAGAAAAGACTGCTATGTATGTATAAAAGATATCCCTGTACCCTCTGATGATGCAGGAGATGACAGTGGTGTCCGCTGGAGGCCGAAGATGGTCTGACCCAGGGTTGGAGAATGACGTTTGTGCATTTGGGAGGAACAGgggttgttttgctgttgttgtttgttgtgttctgcagAGGGTTGGGCATGTTATGGGTTCCAGACCACGAGGCcacacttacaggctgcccccaTCACATCATTGGGTTATTAATGTTTGTAATTAGTGTGAACGATGcgtttcactgtaagtttcaacgcacatgtgataaataaatgaatcttaacctgaatctgaatctggttgTAAGTAAACCATCCCTTTTAATCGGGCACCAGCAGATACACTTGTATGTCTACAATGCGTTCACGAGCATTAAAACTCCATGGCAAACAGATTTCTAAATGACTTGGCAATGTTATTCCCACCCCCGGCAATCTGTTTCGCATtctggcctcttaactcttctcacctgcctatcacctccccctgggtcccctcctccttccctttctcctatggtccactctcctctcctagagATTCCCTCTTCtgcaacccttgacctttcccacccacatggctatcctccttcccctcccccccacggttttattctggcatcttgcccctttctcctctgtcctgaagaagggtctcggctgaaaCCAGTCTGGAAATCTCACAAAATCAGAGCAGAACCGTAATTAAACTAACTTGGTAGATAGTGATGAGAAAGGAAAATTACAAATTTGAGTTACTTTGCAATAcgataagatgttggtgaagctgCACTTCAAGTACTGTGTATatttttggtcaccctgctacaggaaagatgttattaaattagaaagggtgaagagacaatttacCCGGAAGATATTTGCATTTGGGATCCTGAGCTACAAGAAGAGGTTATGTGGACTAAGACTTTGTTGCCTAGAACGTAGCAGATTGAAGTATAAAATAATCATAAGGTCCATAGATAGGTGATggtcattatcatcattatgtgccatgttgtatgacatgggtgatcacggtctcatgaccatgattgctcctAGCAAAATTTTGTACAGATgtagtttgccattgccgtcttcggggcagtgtctttacaagatgggtgaccccagccattatcaatactcttcagagattgtctgcctggcgtcagtggtcacgtaaccaggacgTGTGATGCACACCAGTTGTTCATACgatcatccaccacttgctcccctggcttcatgtgaccctgatcagggggctaagcagcggctacaccttgcccaggggtgacctgctGGCCAAcaaagggaaggagcgccttacacctcctttggtagagatgtatcgcCACCCACCACCCAAGGGGAAGGTACATAGCCTTCCCAGAGATGGTTTAAGATCATaggtaagagatttaaaagggacatcaggggCAGCTTCTTAATGCAAACTGTAGGGTTTTTCAGTAACGTGCTGCCAGAACTACTGATTGAGGCAGGCACACTAGCAACAGTTAaaaattcccaacctggggtccactgaccTCTCGGCTAATGGTATGGCTCATTAGCATAAAGGAGGCtgagaacccctgatctagataaATATATGGACAGCAGAGGCTCAGAGGACTATGGGCAGATGGCTTGCTGAACAACATGGTTGGTACGGATAAGATGGACCAAAGGGTGTGACTATGACAAGGAAGAGAAGGAAGGACATTAaggggaaaaggagaaggaagggagggagaagcAGATAGTGGGGAAAGAGGTGAAGTGAGGGAGAAATGGAAGAATGAGAAGGAagtaggaggaggggaggggcagGGGGAAAAACGTCCACGAACAGCCCAAGCTCAATGTTCTTCGATTCAGGCTCATGTGCAGAAACACCACATTGGAATGAAAGGGATTCTTTATACGTCAGAGAACCTCACACCAGAACTGTAGCATAGACTAAATTTGGAAACCTCAGGGAAGATAAATAAACCAGGCTTTTTGTGGGGAATCTAGTTCTCAATTTAAAAATACTCAAAACGTATAGATTTGTCAACCTTCGAGATGTTTTAAATTTATACCACATACAGTGATTACAGTAAATGGCTGAATTTTATAACAGCTATTCAATCAGCCAAGGTCAATTTAATATGGTCTTCCCCTAATAAAATGTTAATATTCTGGTTTCTGTTAGTTTTGGATTTGTAAGTTTTTTTTGTACAGGGGGTTGTTGGTTTTTGgagttttatttgttttttttgtgcaagggagggggttgtttgatgcttttctttgaatgACCTCCATGGTTTTCTTAGTTTTGTGGCtgactggagaagatgaatctcagagttgtacacgGTACACATACTTGGAAAGTAAAtgacactttgaaccaatcaatgatttaaaataataatattttCTGCCTACTTTGCCCGACTGATCATTAATCCAGGAGTATTTGCTAACAGACTTACCATCTTATCCTCCACTGTTGATGGTAATCTGTGCTTTGAAATCTCTGAGCCACGGTGTTGAACTCTGTCAGATGAGTTGCTCCTTCTTCCTTCATAATACTTGTAGTCTGCTGATATACCTTGCTGGTTTATCATAAGCCCATCGAACGCTTTTTGTGTCTCCTTGTGAACTTCGATAGGTCTTGACTTTTTAACCTCTGAAACAGAATGATGCAGCTCTTTGGGATGGCCTCTTGATATTCGAGGAGAACTTTGGCCAGAGTGTTCTCCACGGTGTTTTGTCCTGCTTTCCACTTTCAAGTGCTGCTTGTCGTCTACTGACATCTCTAAGTAATTTTCCTTCTCCAATATATGTGAAGAACCATAAACAGGGCTCCATGAGCTGTCCATGTCATCCAAGAAGCTGGTTTTACTACTCAGGTAATGACCTTCCAGCGTCTGGTTTGAACTGTCCATCGCTGCAGAAGTTACGAAACTTGCCTCATCACTCCAGTCCTTTTTGCGGCTTGGCACCGGTTCCCACTGATCATCCTTTCTAGATTTCCATTTGTCCCTGCCAGCATCAGTCATTTGCCCACCTACAAGCAGATCAGACTGTTGCAAGTCACTGTACCCTGGAGAGGCTGGAGATGGTTGGCTTTtccttttctcatgtttgtgccgTCTAATTATACTGGCTATTGTGCTGGTGTCACCCTCCATTTCTTTGCTTCCTTCACACTCTGACTTCTGGCGGGTTGAAGAAACATTCTTCCTCACCTCTTCATATTCACAGTAAGCGGAGTAAGGTCTGCTTTTCTTCTTTTCTGTGAGACTTCTTTTCAAGTCAGTGTACGTGTCATCATAAACATCCCTTTTCAATTCGGCATCACGATGTTTCTGGTTTTGATCATTTCGCCAAGAAGTCTTCACTCCTTCAGAAAAAGGTGATGAGGTATTTTCAGTTTTTGTACTCACAGACCTGCCACTGGTTGGTTTTGAACCAGACCTCTTTTGGAGAAGATCCATTGGCCTTGATGTTTCTTTTGAATAATCGGCCATCAGAGCATCTAGGTCAAGGATGTTATGATGCAAACCCCTTTTATTATGCTTATCAGAAGTAACTTTTCTTCTGCCTGAAGGGGAAGACATTCCAAGGTCTTGATCAGCGAATTTTGTCAACTTTGGTGTTCTGTGTTCTTCATAATCTTCTTGAAGAGTTTTGGAATGATGGCTATCCTTTTTATCATGGTAACGGAAATTTTTTGACTCATCAACTTTTCTTTCTGAATTTTCTTTTCTGTATTCTGACATCAAAACATCAATATCCAATACACTAAGGCTTTTGCACGGCAAACTGCCCCTCgtcttttttgatttctcaatatCTGCTGTTTTCGACCGTCTCACAGGCAGTGTTACAAGGGGTTCCTCTGACACATTATCCATTCCACTTGTCTGGGGACTGCAAAGAAACTCTTCAGACAACAAAGTTGACTTTTGTTTCTCTGGAGTGGAGATCTTTGGATAACCTTTGGAGTACTCCTCAAAGAAGCTCTCTGACTTTCTACTGGCTGAAACATGTTTTTGGTAGGTAGCCTCTATTGAAAAATCAGTCACTTGATCAGCTGCAGAGTTGGCTCCTGTCGAAAAATTATTGCTTTTCTCATTCCTTCTTGCTCTTGGAATGGCCTTCCGACAGATTTCCAAAGTTGTGTCATCTTGAAACCAACGTTTAGTTTCTTTTCCTGCCTCAGTATCATCCCTGTTCTCTGGAAGCTTTAATCCAGTAGAGGGCAGCATTTCCCGAGTGGTTGAAGCGTTGTATGTTCTCTCAAAATACCTAGAGCTACTCTTCGAAGTAGCTGTGTCTGGGTTACTGAACGAGCTATGCCGTGTTACTCTcagcagcttctttccaactataCCTGTTTCCAGCATTGCCGACTTTGCCATCTTTTCATGCGATTGCTGAATCGCAACAGCCTTAGGCACCTCAGTGCCTTTGATTTCAGAATGTGGCGACTCTGATAAAGAGCTGACATCAGCGGGACGTGGCCGATTCCAGCGCCTCCTGAAACCGCCGACCTTTTCTTCAGGTTTTGTTTGGTCAGCCACAATGTACGACTTCCTCACGTTCTGTTTCTCAACCTTGTCTTCAGATGTTGCAAGGAGAGAGGAGCTAACTACTTTTTCACTTACTTCTTGCAGGGTATCAATTTTATCATTGCTTGCAGACAATAGAAAACTGGAAACATTTTGTTCAGTAATCTTTGAGGAGGAACACCCAGGGTCAGATTGTTTCTCTTTTTCAAAGCACGCTTTTTCTTTCCCCTCCAAAGAGTTAGCTTCCAGCTGCAGAGATTTTGTTTTCTTCACCTCTTGTTCACTGTGCACGATGTCGACTGTTGTTTTCATTGCTGTGTAACTCTTCGACCTGGATCTTGAAGCTTGTTCTGGTCTTCTCtctctatcaaaggaggaatTCAGTGAATTGGAGGAACTGTCCGTCTTAACAGACTCTGGTTCCTGAAGGTGTTGCATCTCTTTTTCAATTATAAACATTTTTAGAGATTTTGTGTCAGAGTCTAGCCGTTCAGAGTCACTTTTCATTCCATTTGAACTTTGGGAGATAGTTTCGCTCATTGAGGAAACTCCATCAGCTGCATTAGTTGTACTTATTTGGCCCTTTGTCTCCCTCATCCTGACTAAACTGTTTCGTCTGCTGATTTTCTCAGAGCTGGATTTCTCGTCTGCGATCCCTTTTTCCAAACCTTTGCTCACTTTCTTCAACGACTTACGCCGGCTCCAACTAAATTCGGTGTCAGTCTCCATCAAGTGTGATTGGTCCTTCTCTGCCTGAAATACAGATAAAGAAGCAAAAATCGATCAAGAGGGAAAGTGAATGATGCCATCTGGTGCTTTCCGACAGGCAATCGATAAGATTACACAGTACAGGTGTTTGAGAGCTGAAGAAATTG contains:
- the LOC140738451 gene encoding uncharacterized protein isoform X3; protein product: MATWVEGKPIPPQKNTLSDVNNIVSEKKTPWSRVSPLSDASNKALESTTATSPHIFDDGRLNYNLGSVTKTLTEPKLRVSPKPFSVEKYSVPFSPLGITQPTLAVPRPKSAILSGKLAGDEEASFGRTEANHAPTGAASSLLFSSAPPSSLGSGGIGSIGAGDSQDIESVPNLPSISKFSSVAGSPSNAVLNLEMMTVEERDSSRVKPATLVILETSQVLKSKKSGDDDQKAGKWTSNDQEMQATTEPLTLPKSSLPLKKGSPSDIQGIGTSNPTLISLDRLGKLDQTIEEDKGKTAKEKDVVESPLSHRAYVRKSRPLSTWLSGTTNDHNSEITVKQDEGTSAPEKPWLKKPRPLSMNLTARFEPARSSFYKINNCVPEESKENVPVMQVAGALFSGTEHKTPGQSEETAAEREQSRSPASPDDHEDKGGGYSYVKEKFSSIPKMDISKKDVKAFTLTDHKEAVCSLESKAQWQGDYGDDKATAGPKDEEKEESTFSTSSKTNKEKLKDDQEQHKNLTNRELDKISSNPEPTSNDENSFLDSDDRRCRGSRTPFSSGIIRRRISLLLDSASNSTVKTDSAQTTVEKEKMSIRVKQQIQSFTSENKEQILSLQRRLFQPRPLSSDITKLFESRADGDEGRFEKQVDMTVFASPERSVLQSTQEQRGRESLGKRNEDERDLAEKDQSHLMETDTEFSWSRRKSLKKVSKGLEKGIADEKSSSEKISRRNSLVRMRETKGQISTTNAADGVSSMSETISQSSNGMKSDSERLDSDTKSLKMFIIEKEMQHLQEPESVKTDSSSNSLNSSFDRERRPEQASRSRSKSYTAMKTTVDIVHSEQEVKKTKSLQLEANSLEGKEKACFEKEKQSDPGCSSSKITEQNVSSFLLSASNDKIDTLQEVSEKVVSSSLLATSEDKVEKQNVRKSYIVADQTKPEEKVGGFRRRWNRPRPADVSSLSESPHSEIKGTEVPKAVAIQQSHEKMAKSAMLETGIVGKKLLRVTRHSSFSNPDTATSKSSSRYFERTYNASTTREMLPSTGLKLPENRDDTEAGKETKRWFQDDTTLEICRKAIPRARRNEKSNNFSTGANSAADQVTDFSIEATYQKHVSASRKSESFFEEYSKGYPKISTPEKQKSTLLSEEFLCSPQTSGMDNVSEEPLVTLPVRRSKTADIEKSKKTRGSLPCKSLSVLDIDVLMSEYRKENSERKVDESKNFRYHDKKDSHHSKTLQEDYEEHRTPKLTKFADQDLGMSSPSGRRKVTSDKHNKRGLHHNILDLDALMADYSKETSRPMDLLQKRSGSKPTSGRSVSTKTENTSSPFSEGVKTSWRNDQNQKHRDAELKRDVYDDTYTDLKRSLTEKKKSRPYSAYCEYEEVRKNVSSTRQKSECEGSKEMEGDTSTIASIIRRHKHEKRKSQPSPASPGYSDLQQSDLLVGGQMTDAGRDKWKSRKDDQWEPVPSRKKDWSDEASFVTSAAMDSSNQTLEGHYLSSKTSFLDDMDSSWSPVYGSSHILEKENYLEMSVDDKQHLKVESRTKHRGEHSGQSSPRISRGHPKELHHSVSEVKKSRPIEVHKETQKAFDGLMINQQGISADYKYYEGRRSNSSDRVQHRGSEISKHRLPSTVEDKMDFQPVQKEPSLEFRKSTKQKIGDMLNLAVKGKKQNEEKTHSGRELQRSKCPVHKAVRAGFHNENYSHLRRWITIIARGCAGVFSISGTG